GGCGTATAATTCGCGCCTTCTGTCTCAGGGGCCAGCCAAACCGGTGAGTCCCGCCCTGCAATCAAGGATGTAGACCTCATGCGCACCGCCAGCGTCAACCGCGACACTCTGGAAACCAAGATCCAGGTCAGCCTTAACCTCGACGGCAAAGGCACCGGCAAATTCAACACCGGCGTCCCCTTCCTCGAGCACATGATGGACCAGATCGCCCGCCACGGCATGATCGACCTGGATATCACCTGCGATGGCGACGTGCATATCGACGACCACCACACCGTGGAAGACATCGGTATCACCCTTGGCAAGGCCATCAACCAGGCCATCGGTGACAAAAAGGGTATGACTCGCTACGGCCACGCCTACGTGCCCCTGGACGAGGCGCTGTCCCGCGTGGTCATCGACTTCTCCGGGCGCCCCGGGCTCACCATGAACGTGCCCTTTACCCAGAAACGCATCGGCAACTTCGACACCGAGCTGTTCTATGAATTCTTCCAGGGCTTCGTCAATCACGCCCTGGTGACCCTGCACATCGACTGCATCCGCGGCTTCAACGCCCACCACCAGATCGAGACCGTGTTCAAGGCCTTCGGCCGCGCCCTGCGCATGGCCCTGACCCCGGACCCGCGGATGGAAGGCGCCATGCCCTCCACCAAAGGCGTGCTGTAAGGCGGGAGCGAAGATGCAAAAGATCGTCGTCCTCGACTACGGCATGGGCAACCTCCACTCCGTCGCCAGCGCCCTGCAAAAAGTCGCTCCCGCTGATGAAGTGGTGCTCGCCACCACGCCTGAACAAGCCGAAGGCGCTGACCGCCTGATCGTCCCCGGCGTCGGCGCCATCCGCGACTGTATGGAAGGCTTCATCCGCCCGGGCTTCGTGCCCCTGCTGAACCGGTGTGTCGAGTCCGGCATGCCGATTCTTGGCATCTGCGTGGGCATGCAGATCATGATGGCGAGCAGTGAAGAAAATGGCGGCGTCGACTGCCTGGGTATCTTCCCGCAGCCGGCAAAGTTTTTCGGCAAGGACCTGTACGAAAATGGCCAGCATTTAAAAGTCCCGCATATGGGCTGGAACCGGGTGCAGCAAGCCATCGACCACCCCATGTGGCGCAACATCGAAAACGGCAGCCGTTTCTATTTTGTGCACAGCTACTATGTGCCCGCGGAAGACAATGAAGCTGTTGCTGGCGTCACCGACTACGGTGTGCAGTTCGCCGCGGCAGTGACCCGCAACAATATCTTCGCCACCCAGTTCCACCCGGAAAAGAGTGCGGATGCGGGTATGCAGCTGTTGAAAAATTTTGTCGATTGGAACGGTGCTGCTTAAGAGCGCCGGCCGGCGAAGTAAATAACTAGATGCGAAGGCAGGGTGCCGGGTAAGTCTTTTCAAAAGCGTCGGCAACAGGGATGTTGCCGACGCAGCGTACAGGGATGTATTCACAGCGGTTTTGAAAAGACTTACCCGGTGCCCTGCCGCCACCGGGCCTGAAACTAACCTGGGCCCCGAAACAGGAAGTTAACCAAAATGATCGTTATCCCAGCCATTGATCTGAAAGACGGCGAGTGCGTGCGCCTGCGCCAGGGTGAAATGGAAGACGCTACCGTCTTCTCCGACGACCCCGTCGCCACCGCCGAACACTGGCTCAGCCAGGGCGCCAAGCGCCTGCATATCGTCGACCTGAACGGCGCCTTTGCCGGCAACCCGGTCAACGGCGACGCCGTCAACGCCATCGCCCGCCAGTTCCCGCAGTTTCCGATCCAGATCGGCGGCGGCATCCGCGACCTGAAAACTATCGAGTGGTACCTCGAAGCCGGCGTGCAGTGGACCATCATCGGCACCGCCGCGGTGAAAAACCCGAAACTGGTCAAGGAAGCCTGCCGGGAGTTCGAAGGCCATATCATCGTCGGCCTCGATGCTAAAGACGGACTCGTCGCCACCGAAGGCTGGGCCGAAGTCTCCGATGTGCAGGCCACCGAGCTCGCCAAGGAATTCCAGGACTGTGGTGTCAGCGCGATCGTTTACACCGACATCGCCCGCGACGGCATGATGCAGGGCGTCAACCTCGAATCCACCATGGACCTCGCCCGCGCGGTGCAGATCCCCATCATCGCCTCCGGCGGCGTCAGCTGTATCGAGGATATCGAAAAGCTGCTCGCCGCTGGCGATGACAAAACCGAAATCTTCGGTGCCATCACCGGGCGCGCCATTTACGAAGACAAGCTCGACCTGCAAAAAGCACAACAGCTGTGCGACAGCTGGAACAAGTAACTGAAATAAGGAACCGGGACAACAGCATGGGCCTCGCCAAACGCATAATCCCCTGTCTCGACGTCGACGCCGGCCGCGTGGTCAAAGGCGTGAACTTTGTCGACATCCGCGATGCCGGAGACCCGGTGGAGGTCGCCCGGCGCTACAACGAAGCCGGTGCCGATGAAGTCACCTTCCTGGATATCACCGCCACCCACGAGGGCCGCGATACCACACTGCACACCGTGGAAAAAATGGCCTCCGAGGTGTTTATCCCCCTGACCGTGGGCGGCGGGGTGCGCGAATTACAGGATATCCGCAACCTGCTGAACGCCGGCGCGGACAAGACCGCGATCAATTCCGCTGCGGTGTTCAACCCGGACTTTGTGCGCGAGGCCGCCGACCGTTTCGGCAGCCAGTGCATCGTCGTTGCCATCGATGCGAAGCAGGTGGGTAATGACAAAGAGCCGAAGTGGGAAATCTTCACCCACGGCGGACGCAAGCCTACCGGCATCGACGCGGTGGAGTGGGCGAAGAAAATGGACAGTTACGGTGCTGGGGAAATCCTGCTGACCAGCATGGATCGCGATGGCACCAAAAACGGTTTTGACCTGGCCCTGACCCGCGCGATCTCCGACGCGGTGTCGGTACCCGTCATCGCCTCCGGCGGTGTGGGTAACCTGCAACACCTGGCCGACGGTGTGCTCAAGGGTGGTGCCGATGCCGTGCTTGCGGCGAGTATTTTCCATTTCGGTGAATACACCGTGGCCGAAGCCAAGGCGTTTATGCAGAACGCGGGTATTGAAATGCGACTTTAACTCGCGAGTGCGTACGGCCCGCTTATAGTTTTTGCGTGCCGCGCCAACGGCGTGCGCGCAGGCTGCCAAACGGACGCACGTTGCCGGTGTATTTGTTGAGGGGGTTGAGGAATTTGTCTACCGCCTTTTCGGCTTCTTCGCGACAGGCGTAGGGGCCGAAGGTCTTGCCGCCGCGGACGGTGAAGTACCAGTCGTCGTCCAGTTTGAAAAAACGGTCTGCTCGGGGAGGGATAGACTCTCCTTTTTCGCCACGACGATACTGCTGCATGACAACCTCGTTAATACCTCTGTAACGACTTCTTACTACCATCCCGCCAATGCCAGCGGTAACAGCACACCCAGTTAAAAGCCTAGCCAATAACCGGGTGTCACTCCCTGTAATTACCGGGATTTACAGGTCTTCGGCGCGAATTTGTGCCACCTGATCTTTCGCTTTCGGTGCACTGCTTTCTTCAGTGCCCGTGGGTGTGCGACGTACATAGAGATTCAGGCCCTTGAGCACATTCAGTGCTTCAAACACCTGGTTGTCACGGCTGTACCAGTCGTCCTGCTTGGCCTTGGCCCGCTTGCGATCTTCCGAGCCGCTTTCGGCACCGCCGTTGCCGTTACCCAGGTGCCCGGCCAGATCCGCTTCGGTGGTGCGTGCGCGGCCGTCCAGGCGGGTAACCTGCACTCTTTCAACGGTGATATCGGGCTTGATGCCCTGCGCCTGAATGGAGCGCCCCTTGGGGGTGAAATAGAGGGCGGTGGTGAGTTTGATCGCGCGATCCTGGTTGATCGGGATAACGGTCTGCACCGAGCCCTTGCCGAAACTGTCGGTGCCCATGACCACCGCGCGGCGATGATCCTGCAGTGCGCCGGCGACAATTTCCGCGGCGGAGGCAGAGCCGTCGTTGATCAAAACCACCAGCGGTGCGCCGTTGGTGACATCGCCGGCACTGGCGGAGTAGCGCAAGTTGGACGAGTCATTGCGGCCCTCGGTGTAAACCACCAGCCCTTCCTCAAGGAACGCATCCACCACTTCCACCGAGGATTGCAGCACGCCGCCGGGGTTGTTGCGCAGGTCGACCACCAGCCCTTTCAGTTCGCCCTTTTTCTTCAGCTTTTTCATGGCGCGCATCAGGTCGCCGCCGGTGTCCATCTGGAACTGACTGATCCGCAGGTAGCCGTAACCGTCTTCGAGCATCTCGCCGCGCACACTGTATACGCGCACCTTGTCGCGCTTGACGGTGACATCGAAGGGCTCCTTGTGGCCCTTGCGGCCGATGGTCAGGGTGACCGAGGAGCCTACCGGGCCGCGCATTTTATCCACCGCCTCGTCCAGGCTTACCCCGCGCATGGATTTGCCCGACAGGCGCAGGATCACATCACCGGCGCGCAGTCCGGCGCGGGCGGCAGGTGTGTCGTCCATCGGGGTAATGATGGTGATGTAGTCGTCTTCGATACCCACCTCGATACCGAGGCCGGCGAATTCACCGGTGGTGTTGGCCTGCAGGTCGTCGAACGAGCGGCTGTCGAGGTAGGCGGAGTGCGGGTCCAGCCCCTGCAGCATGCCCTTGATGGCGTATTCCAGCAGGGTGCTGTCGTCGACTTCATTGACGTAGCCCTGACGGATCTGTTCGAACACTTTGGCAAAGCTGCGCAGGTCTTCCAGCGGCAGTCGGGATTCGGCTTCCTGGACCGCGCGTACGGCGCTGTTGTCCTGGTCGCCCTGGCTGAGTCCCATCAGCGGAAGAGCGGCGAGAGCGGCGGCGCCAATCAGGCGGGCCAGTGTTTTGGTGGTGAACATCATCTGCACGTCCTTGGCATTTATCGTTACTGTCCATGAAGAATTGTAGACCCGGCACTCCCGTGAGGTTTGAACTTGGCGGGGAAACGAACTGGCGTGTGTTGCGCAGGGATAAAAACGCAGCGGGGAGTGTGGTAGGGCAGCGTCGCCTGTTTTGCGGGCTTGGTTATGGACGTGGTGGCGGGCTTAGCCCCTGCACCACACCGTGGGGTCCTGCGGCTTGCCGCGGTGGCGGATTTCGAAATAGAGCCCGGCCTGGCTGAGACCGCCGGTATTGCCCACCTTGGCGATGGTATCGCCGCGCTCCACCCACTCGCCGATAGCGCGGGTGAGGGACTGGTTGTGGCCATACAGGCTCATGTAGCCATCGCCATGGTCGAGGATGATCAGCATGCCCTGGCCGCGCAGGTAGTCCGCGAAGACCACGCGCCCCCGGTGGATCGCCTTGACCGGTGTGCCCTCGTTGGCACGCAGGGTGACGCCGGTCCAGGTGATGCCATTGGCGCGGCGCTGGCCAAAGGCGTTGGCGCGACGGCCGCTGGTGGGCCACTGCATGCGCCCGCGCTGTTTGGCGAACGGGGTCTGGTCGCTAGGGTTGATCAGGCTGGCAATGGCGCGGCCCACTTCGTCTACCAGACGTTGCAGGCGGCCGCGGTCGCTGTGCAGCTGGTTGAGTTCACCGCTTTTGCTGGCGAGCTGCCGCGCGAGCTTGTCGAGGGTGCGCTGGCGATTTTGCTGTGCGCTCACCAGCGCGCGGCGCTTTTCTTCCAGCTGGCTGCGTTCGTGGGCCAGGGTGTCCTGTTCGCGCTGGATGCCGGCGCTGACGGTGGAGAGCTGGTCGAGGGTTGAGACGTAATCGCCGATGACGCGGCTGCGTTGTTTGAGGAAGTAGTCGTGATAGCGGAGCTGGCGGGCGATGTGCTGGGGGTCTTGCTGGTTGAGGAGCAGTTTGACCTGCTCCTGGCGACCGAGTCGGTAAGCGGCGGCGACTTCCTGCTCGACCCGCCGCTGCATACTTCGCCGGGATTCCTCCAGCTGCTGTTCTTCCTTCTTCAGCTCCTGCAGTTTTTCGCCGCGGCTCTGCATGTCGGCTTTGATCTTGTCGATCCGTTGCAGCAGTTCCGAAATGTCCTTCTCATTGGATTCCAGGTCCTTGAGCAACTGGTCGCGGTCACTTTTTACCTGGTTCAGTTCCTGCTGCAGGGCCTCGATGCGCTGCTTGATCTCCGCCAGCCGCGCCTGCTGTTCCTCGTCCGCCGCCTGCGCGAAGCAGGCGGGGACCAGAAGCAGAGACGACAGCAGGGCTGCAATAACGACGGCAGATATGTTCATGGAGATGGTTCTACCTCGCGGGACTGGCCCGGGTTAGTTCACTTTTACCAGCGGCTCACCGCTCATTTCCACCGGCTGTGGCAGGCCCATCAGCGCCAGCATGGTGGGCGCTACATCTGCCAGGCTGCCACCGTCGCGCATGGTGACCTCGCGCTCACCGATGTACACAAAGGGCACCGGCAGGGTCGAGTGCTGGGTGCTCACCTGGCCGGAGCCCGCATCGAACATCTCTTCCACGTTGCCGTGGTCGGCGGTGATCAGCACCTCGCCACCGGCCGCCAGCGCGGCTTTGGTCACGCGGTCCACGCACACATCCAGGGCTTCCACCGCTTTGACGGCGGCCTCGAACACACCGGTGTGGCCCACCATATCGCCGTTGGCGTAATTGCAGATGATGGCGTCGAACTTGCCGCTCTCAATGGCTTCCACCAGCTTGTCGGTCACTTCCGGCGCGCTCATTTCCGGCTGCAGGTCGTAGGTGGCCACATCCGGGGACTGGATCAGAACGCGTTCTTCGCCATTGTAGGGCGCTTCGCGGCCACCGCTAAAGAAGAAGGTCACATGGGCGTATTTTTCTGTCTCGGCGATACGCAGCTGGGTCTTGTTCTGCGACTGCAGATATTCGCCAAAGGTGTTCACCAGGCTTTCCGGCGGGAAGGCGCAGCTGGCGTCGATGTCGGCGGCGTATTCCGTGGTCATCACAAAATCCGCCAGCTTCGGGGTGGCCGCACGGGGGAAGCCGTCGAAGTCGGGGGCGGTGAAGGCACGAGTCAGCTGGCGCGCGCGGTCCGGGCGGAAGTTCATGAAAATCATTGCGTCGCCGTCGTTCACCGGCGCCGGAGCGCCGATACGGGTGGGGGCGACAAATTCGTCGTTCTCGTCCCGTGCGTAAGCAGCCTCGAGGCCGGCGAGGGCGGAATCCGCCGTGTGCTCGGCCACGCCCTGGGTGATCAGGTCGTACACCGGCTGCACGCGGTCCCAGCGGTTGTCGCGGTCCATGGCAAAGTAGCGGCCGCTGATGCTGGCAATGTGTGCGTTGCCCAAGGCGTCGCACACCTGGGTGAGGCGTGCCAGTGGGGTTTCCGCACTGCGCGGTGCGGTATCGCGGCCGTCGGTAAATGCGTGGATGTAAACCGCTCTGGCGCCGCGCTGGGCGGCGAGGGTCGCCATGGCAACGATGTGGTCATCGTGGCTGTGGACACCGCCTTCCGACAGCAGGCCCATGATGTGCACGGCGCCGTTGTTGGCAATCGCCTTGTCGACCGCCGCGGTATAGGCCGGGTTGGTGAAGAAGTCGCCGTCCTTGATCGCCTTGTTGATGCGGGTGAAGTTCTGGTACACCACGCGGCCGGCGCCGAGGGTCATGTGGCCCACTTCCGAGTTGCCCATCTGTCCTTCCGGCAAGCCCACCGCCATCCCCGAGGTGTGGATCAGGGTTTTCGGGCGGCTGGCCCAGATCTGGTCCCAAACCGGGCTCTTGGCCGCGGCAATGGCGTTGTGCTCCGCGTGCTCACTGTGGCCGAAGCCATCCAGAATCAGCAGTACCAGCGGGCGTTTGGGCGAAGTCTCGGATGCCATGGGATCGGAATTCCTGTATTGGGTTGCGTGGAATATCGTTCGGCGTCGGTGCCAGGGGACGGAACTCGCGGGGGAGTTTTACCGCAGGTGGCGGATTTTAACCTGTTTCCGGGCTCCGGGTCAGTAATGGAGCCTGTTTTGCAGGCGTGGCACCGCCGGCCCGCGGTGAAATTGCTGATTAAGAAATGGCCATCATCGTGTATACTGCGCCACCTTCAAACCGCCGGACCGCATGTGGTGCACAGGGGCTTTCCCGTTGCCGTACAATACCCGGCGCAAACGTGACCGACTGCCGCGTCAGTGGTCCCATTTAAAACAACAATTGTGAATTTCTGGGGGCGAAGTGGATTTTTTCGTCTTTATCAGCGAGCAGTGGCTGCTGGTGAGTCTGTTGGTAGCGCTGATTTACGTACTGGCGATTACCGAACGTATCAAGGCGGGCAAGCCCGCGTCCGCGAATGAGGCCACGCGCCTGATCAATGCTGAGGATGCCCGGGTGGTGGACCTGCGCGACCGCTCGGACTTCGTTGCCGGGCACATTGTCGATGCCATCCATATCCCGCACGGCGAGGTCGAGAAGCGCATTGGCGAACTGGCACCCTATAAAGAAAAGACGCTGATCCTGGCCGACAAGATGGGCCAGCACGCGGGACCGGTGGGCCGCCAGCTGAAGAAGGCGGGCTACAATGTGCGCCGCCTCGAGGGCGGTATGTCCGAGTGGTCGAATCAGAAGCTGCCGCTGGTCAAAGGCTGATTCGGCGCCCTGAAACCCTTCGTCAGAGAAGCCAAGAGGTTATTCGGTTGTGAAAGAAGTTGTTATCTACACCACCCGCTTCTGCCCCTTCTGCGTGCGCGCAAAGTACCTGCTGGACAACAAGAACGTCCCCTATACGGAGATTTCCGTGGACGGCGACCGCGCCCTGCGCGCGGAGATGACCGCCAAGGCAGGGCGCCATACGGTACCGCAGATCTGGATCGGCGATCACCATGTGGGTGGCTGCGATGAGCTGATGGCCATCGAGCGCAGCGGCCAGCTCGATCAACTGCTGGCGTGACGCCCGGCGCGGGCTCAAGAATTTTCCGTGACGTGCCTTGAAAGGGTATTTCGAGGCCCCCATAAGTAAGACCCATACAGGGAGTCTTTCTATCAGGGAAGGCAGTCAATAATCTATTTTTTACGACAGGCAGTGACATGGCTGAAGAACAAAACGGCGCAGCAGTAAACGGCGACGCACAACAAGTCCAATTCGCAATGCAGCGCATCTACCTGAAAGACCTCTCTTTCGAGACGCCGATGGGTGCCGAGGTTTTCAAAAAGCAGTGGAAACCAGAAGTTAATCAGGAACTGAACACCAAGACCGCCAAGATCGATGAAGATCTGTACGAAGTGGCGCTGACCCTGACCATCACAGTCAAGATCGAGAACGAGACGGCGTTCCTGGTCGAAGTTCAGCAGGCCGGCCTGTTCGGTATCAAAGGTCTGGAAGGCCAGCAGCTGGCTCAGGCGCTGAACACCGCCTGCCCGAACATCCTGTTCCCCTACGCCCGCGAAGTGGTGGACAACGTTGTGACCAAGGGTTCATTCCCGGCCCTGATGCTGCCGCCGATCAACTTCGACGCCCTGTTTGCCGCTGCCATGCAGCAGGCGCAACAGCAGGCCGAGCAAGGCGCAGAGAAGACCGACGCAGACGCATAAGGCGCGGTTGTTCCAGAAAAAGGCTCCTTCGGGAGCCTTTTTTGTACCCGGCAGCAGAGCCGCCAGTGAAAGGGAGCAAACATGCAGTGGGACTTCCCCCAACCGTATATCCACGTCGTTCGTGTCACCCCGGAACACGTTGACGGCCTGCACCACGCCAACAACGCCGAATACGTGCGCTGGTGCGAGCGCGCCGCCTGGCTGCACAGCAAGGAACTGGGGCTGGATGTCACCCATTACCAGTCACTGGATCGCGGAATGGCCATTCGCCAGGCCGAGTACGACTATATACTGGCCGCCAGAGAGGGCGATGAACTGCGCATCGGTACCTGGCTGACCATGGTCGACGGCCGCCTCAATATGACCCGCAAGTTCCAGGTGTACCGCGCCAGTGACGAGGCCCTCGTGCTTCGCGCCAGCTGGCAGATGGTGTGCATTGAGCTCTCCAGCGGCAAGCCCAAACGCATGCCGCAAACCTTCAAGGATATCTACAGCCCTGCGGTGGTCTCTGTCGCGGGTGACTGACGGCCACTGCGCCTCTTCGACCCTGAACCGCTATCCCATGGGAGTGCCCGCATGAGCGACGTGATCACCCTGACCAAAAACACCGGCGCCCTCAAAGGCAAAACCATCTTCATTACCGGCGCCAGCCGCGGTATCGGGCGTGCCATAGCGCTCAAATGTGCCGCGGATGGGGCCAACATTGCCATTGCCGCGAAATCCGCCGAGCCGCACCCCAAGCTGCCCGGGACCATCTTCACCGTGGCCGAGGAAATCGAAGCCGCCGGCGGGGTCGCCCTGCCCATGCAGGTGGATGTGCGCAACGAGGAGCAGGTGGCGGAGGCGATCAAGAAAACCGCCGACACCTTTGGCGGCATCGATGGCGTGATCAACAATGCCGGCGCTATCAACCTCACCAGCATCGAGGCGACGCCCCCCAAGCGCTACGACCTGATGATGGATGTGAATGCCCGCGCGGTGTACCTGACCGCGCACCTGGCGATCCCCTACCTCAAGCAGTCCTCCTGCGGGCACATCCTCAGCCTGTCGCCGCCGCTCAACCTGGAGCCGCGCTGGCTCGGCCCCTTCGCCCCCTATGCGCTGTCCAAGTTCGGCATGACGATTCTGAGCATGGGGCTGGCGGCGGAGCTGCAGAAGAGCAAGATCAGCGTGGCGACCCTGTGGCCCCGTACCCTGGTGGCCACCGCGGCCATTGAGTTTGCGGTGGGCAGCCGGGAAATGTTCGAGCAGAGCCGCAAGCCCATCGTGATGGCGGATGCCGCCTACGAGGTGCTGATCACCGACAATCAGGGTCTGAACGGTGCCCAGTTGATCGACGAGACCCTGCTACACGAACGCGGGGTGGAAGATTTCACGCAATATGCGCACAATCCCGCCAAGGCCGGTGAACTGGCAGTGGATCTGTTTCTCGATCCCTGACGTACCCAGGCCAGATACCGTGGTAATTGGGGGGATGTTGTGGACAAGAGTGACCTGGAAGACTTTCGCGGTGCGATGGGAGCGCTTGGGGATGTACAGCCACTGTCCCCCCGGCAGCGCGAGAGCGCCTTGCGCAAAAACACCAAAGACCCGCTCAACCAGCGCGCGCGGCGCGAATCTGCAACCGCCCAGACCTATCGGGAACTCAATCCCCTGGGGGGCGAATTTGTCGAGCCGGTCGAGCCGTTCGATCCCATTGAATTCAAGCGCGACGGCGTGCAGAACGGCGTGTACCGCAATCTTCGGCTGGGCAAATATACCGTGGACGCGCGCCTGGACCTGCACAACCACACCGTGGAAATGGCCCGCAGTTCGCTGTATCAGTTTGTGCGGGATTGTGTGGAGGCGGATGTGCGCTGTGCGTTGATCACCCACGGTAAGGGCGAGGGGCGCAAGACCCCGGCGATGCTGAAAAGCTGCGTGAATGCCTGGCTGCCACAGTTGCAAGAAGTGCTCGCGTTTCACAGTGCGCAGAAGCAGCACGGCGGTCTCGGCGCGACGTATATCCTGCTGCGCAAAAGTGAGCGCAAGCGCCAGCAGAACCTGGAGCAGCACCAGCGCCGCTCGCGCCCCTGAAGTGACGCCCTTTCCAATCAATACATGTTCAGGCAGCCCCAGAGGCTGCCTTTTTTGTGCGCCGGCGTCGGTCTACTGGGGGTGCCTTTCACCGGCCTGTTTGAACTCCAGACGGGTGCCGTTGCTCCCCTCCAGTATCAGTCTGTCGCCGTGGATGCGGGCGTGCGTCGCTCGCGGCAGGGCCAGTAAAAAATCCTTTTCCAGCTCGCTGCTGTCACGGCGGCCAGCCATGCGCGCGGTTTTCGGTGG
This genomic interval from Microbulbifer sp. Q7 contains the following:
- the hisF gene encoding imidazole glycerol phosphate synthase subunit HisF; translation: MGLAKRIIPCLDVDAGRVVKGVNFVDIRDAGDPVEVARRYNEAGADEVTFLDITATHEGRDTTLHTVEKMASEVFIPLTVGGGVRELQDIRNLLNAGADKTAINSAAVFNPDFVREAADRFGSQCIVVAIDAKQVGNDKEPKWEIFTHGGRKPTGIDAVEWAKKMDSYGAGEILLTSMDRDGTKNGFDLALTRAISDAVSVPVIASGGVGNLQHLADGVLKGGADAVLAASIFHFGEYTVAEAKAFMQNAGIEMRL
- a CDS encoding S41 family peptidase, producing MFTTKTLARLIGAAALAALPLMGLSQGDQDNSAVRAVQEAESRLPLEDLRSFAKVFEQIRQGYVNEVDDSTLLEYAIKGMLQGLDPHSAYLDSRSFDDLQANTTGEFAGLGIEVGIEDDYITIITPMDDTPAARAGLRAGDVILRLSGKSMRGVSLDEAVDKMRGPVGSSVTLTIGRKGHKEPFDVTVKRDKVRVYSVRGEMLEDGYGYLRISQFQMDTGGDLMRAMKKLKKKGELKGLVVDLRNNPGGVLQSSVEVVDAFLEEGLVVYTEGRNDSSNLRYSASAGDVTNGAPLVVLINDGSASAAEIVAGALQDHRRAVVMGTDSFGKGSVQTVIPINQDRAIKLTTALYFTPKGRSIQAQGIKPDITVERVQVTRLDGRARTTEADLAGHLGNGNGGAESGSEDRKRAKAKQDDWYSRDNQVFEALNVLKGLNLYVRRTPTGTEESSAPKAKDQVAQIRAEDL
- the grxC gene encoding glutaredoxin 3, with amino-acid sequence MKEVVIYTTRFCPFCVRAKYLLDNKNVPYTEISVDGDRALRAEMTAKAGRHTVPQIWIGDHHVGGCDELMAIERSGQLDQLLA
- a CDS encoding thioesterase family protein; the protein is MQWDFPQPYIHVVRVTPEHVDGLHHANNAEYVRWCERAAWLHSKELGLDVTHYQSLDRGMAIRQAEYDYILAAREGDELRIGTWLTMVDGRLNMTRKFQVYRASDEALVLRASWQMVCIELSSGKPKRMPQTFKDIYSPAVVSVAGD
- a CDS encoding murein hydrolase activator EnvC; the protein is MNISAVVIAALLSSLLLVPACFAQAADEEQQARLAEIKQRIEALQQELNQVKSDRDQLLKDLESNEKDISELLQRIDKIKADMQSRGEKLQELKKEEQQLEESRRSMQRRVEQEVAAAYRLGRQEQVKLLLNQQDPQHIARQLRYHDYFLKQRSRVIGDYVSTLDQLSTVSAGIQREQDTLAHERSQLEEKRRALVSAQQNRQRTLDKLARQLASKSGELNQLHSDRGRLQRLVDEVGRAIASLINPSDQTPFAKQRGRMQWPTSGRRANAFGQRRANGITWTGVTLRANEGTPVKAIHRGRVVFADYLRGQGMLIILDHGDGYMSLYGHNQSLTRAIGEWVERGDTIAKVGNTGGLSQAGLYFEIRHRGKPQDPTVWCRG
- the secB gene encoding protein-export chaperone SecB; translation: MAEEQNGAAVNGDAQQVQFAMQRIYLKDLSFETPMGAEVFKKQWKPEVNQELNTKTAKIDEDLYEVALTLTITVKIENETAFLVEVQQAGLFGIKGLEGQQLAQALNTACPNILFPYAREVVDNVVTKGSFPALMLPPINFDALFAAAMQQAQQQAEQGAEKTDADA
- the hisA gene encoding 1-(5-phosphoribosyl)-5-[(5-phosphoribosylamino)methylideneamino]imidazole-4-carboxamide isomerase; this translates as MIVIPAIDLKDGECVRLRQGEMEDATVFSDDPVATAEHWLSQGAKRLHIVDLNGAFAGNPVNGDAVNAIARQFPQFPIQIGGGIRDLKTIEWYLEAGVQWTIIGTAAVKNPKLVKEACREFEGHIIVGLDAKDGLVATEGWAEVSDVQATELAKEFQDCGVSAIVYTDIARDGMMQGVNLESTMDLARAVQIPIIASGGVSCIEDIEKLLAAGDDKTEIFGAITGRAIYEDKLDLQKAQQLCDSWNK
- the hisH gene encoding imidazole glycerol phosphate synthase subunit HisH, whose amino-acid sequence is MQKIVVLDYGMGNLHSVASALQKVAPADEVVLATTPEQAEGADRLIVPGVGAIRDCMEGFIRPGFVPLLNRCVESGMPILGICVGMQIMMASSEENGGVDCLGIFPQPAKFFGKDLYENGQHLKVPHMGWNRVQQAIDHPMWRNIENGSRFYFVHSYYVPAEDNEAVAGVTDYGVQFAAAVTRNNIFATQFHPEKSADAGMQLLKNFVDWNGAA
- a CDS encoding DUF6316 family protein, yielding MQQYRRGEKGESIPPRADRFFKLDDDWYFTVRGGKTFGPYACREEAEKAVDKFLNPLNKYTGNVRPFGSLRARRWRGTQKL
- a CDS encoding NAD(P)-dependent oxidoreductase, with the protein product MSDVITLTKNTGALKGKTIFITGASRGIGRAIALKCAADGANIAIAAKSAEPHPKLPGTIFTVAEEIEAAGGVALPMQVDVRNEEQVAEAIKKTADTFGGIDGVINNAGAINLTSIEATPPKRYDLMMDVNARAVYLTAHLAIPYLKQSSCGHILSLSPPLNLEPRWLGPFAPYALSKFGMTILSMGLAAELQKSKISVATLWPRTLVATAAIEFAVGSREMFEQSRKPIVMADAAYEVLITDNQGLNGAQLIDETLLHERGVEDFTQYAHNPAKAGELAVDLFLDP
- a CDS encoding rhodanese-like domain-containing protein, giving the protein MDFFVFISEQWLLVSLLVALIYVLAITERIKAGKPASANEATRLINAEDARVVDLRDRSDFVAGHIVDAIHIPHGEVEKRIGELAPYKEKTLILADKMGQHAGPVGRQLKKAGYNVRRLEGGMSEWSNQKLPLVKG
- the gpmI gene encoding 2,3-bisphosphoglycerate-independent phosphoglycerate mutase; translated protein: MASETSPKRPLVLLILDGFGHSEHAEHNAIAAAKSPVWDQIWASRPKTLIHTSGMAVGLPEGQMGNSEVGHMTLGAGRVVYQNFTRINKAIKDGDFFTNPAYTAAVDKAIANNGAVHIMGLLSEGGVHSHDDHIVAMATLAAQRGARAVYIHAFTDGRDTAPRSAETPLARLTQVCDALGNAHIASISGRYFAMDRDNRWDRVQPVYDLITQGVAEHTADSALAGLEAAYARDENDEFVAPTRIGAPAPVNDGDAMIFMNFRPDRARQLTRAFTAPDFDGFPRAATPKLADFVMTTEYAADIDASCAFPPESLVNTFGEYLQSQNKTQLRIAETEKYAHVTFFFSGGREAPYNGEERVLIQSPDVATYDLQPEMSAPEVTDKLVEAIESGKFDAIICNYANGDMVGHTGVFEAAVKAVEALDVCVDRVTKAALAAGGEVLITADHGNVEEMFDAGSGQVSTQHSTLPVPFVYIGEREVTMRDGGSLADVAPTMLALMGLPQPVEMSGEPLVKVN
- the hisB gene encoding imidazoleglycerol-phosphate dehydratase HisB — protein: MRTASVNRDTLETKIQVSLNLDGKGTGKFNTGVPFLEHMMDQIARHGMIDLDITCDGDVHIDDHHTVEDIGITLGKAINQAIGDKKGMTRYGHAYVPLDEALSRVVIDFSGRPGLTMNVPFTQKRIGNFDTELFYEFFQGFVNHALVTLHIDCIRGFNAHHQIETVFKAFGRALRMALTPDPRMEGAMPSTKGVL